One genomic region from Strix uralensis isolate ZFMK-TIS-50842 chromosome 5, bStrUra1, whole genome shotgun sequence encodes:
- the FBXO7 gene encoding F-box only protein 7: protein MKLRVRVQKRTAPVEVQGVEPTLGELRAQLRRALLPAWGYSPDTEFSITLNRKDALIEDQKTLASYGIVSGDLICLLLQEADGQPNLPPSSFTPPPLQNGHEPSTLIPSKSQAKSPKEEGQNEQYDNQKAQVEVQMSDKRAGSSLEFPSGLVSEDVDLEEGTGSYPSEPMLCNEAADGEIPHSLEMLYLSAECTSATDALIVLVHLLMMETGYIPQGTEAKAVSMPEKWRGNGVYKLQYTHPLCEEGSAGLTCVPLGDLVAINATLKINKEIKSVKRIQLLPSSFVCFQEPEKVAGVYKDLQKLSRLFKDQLVYSLLAAARQALNLPDVFGLVVLPLELKLRIFRLLDVRSLISLSAACRDLYAASNDQLLWRFMYLRDFRDPIARPRDTDWKELYKKKLKQKKEALRWRHMIFLPPTPHPIPFHPNPLYPNPFPPNPFPSNPIYPPVIIGGEYDERPTLPYVGDPINSLIPGPGEAPGQFPSFRPHFDPIGSLPGANPTLPGRASPSDRFPPRPSRGRPMDIRRVFI from the exons ATGAAGCTCCGCGTGCGGGTGCAGAAGCGAACAGCACCGGTGGAAGTGCAGGGGGTGGAGCCAACGCTGGGAGAGCTGCGCGCGCAGCTGCGCCGAGCCCTGCTGCCCGCCTGGGGTTACAG TCCTGATACCGAGTTTTCAATAACACTGAACAGAAAAGATGCTCTTATAGAAGATCAGAAGACCTTAGCTTCATATGGGATTGTTTCTGGTGATTTGATATGCTTATTACTACAAGAAGCAGATGGACAACCCAACCTACCTCCTTCTTCTTTTACTCCTCCCCCACTTCAGAATGGTCATGAGCCATCCACCTTGATCCCCAGCAAAAGTCAGGCCAAGAGCCCAAAAGAAGAAGGACAGAATGAGCAATATGACAACCAGAAAGCTCAGGTGGAAGTTCAAATGAGTGACAAGAGA GCAGGATCCAGCCTAGAATTTCCTTCTGGATTAGTCTCAGAAGATGTTGACCTGGAAGAAGGTACAGGTTCCTATCCCTCCGAACCCATGCTGTGCAATGAAGCTGCTGATGGTGAAATACCCCATTCCTTAGAGATGCTCTACCTTTCTGCTGAGTGTACCAGTGCCACTGATGCCTTGATCGTTCTAGTACATCTTCTCATGATGGAGACAGGCTACATACCTCAG GGGACAGAAGCCAAGGCAGTGTCTATGCCAGAGAAATGGCGAGGGAATGGTGTTTACAAGCTACAGTATACACATCCACTTTGCGAAGAAGGTTCTGCTGGTTTGACTTGTGTGCCTTTGGGAGATCTTGTTGCTATTAATG CAACTTTAAAAATCAACAAAGAGATTAAAAGCGTTAAGAGAATACAGCTATTGCCATCATCCTTTGTTTGCTTTCAGGAGCCAG AAAAGGTTGCAGGTGTTTACAAAGACCTTCAGAAATTATCCCGTCTCTTTAAAGACCAGCTGGTTtactctcttctggctgctgccCGACAAG CTCTGAACTTGCCAGATGTATTTGGGTTAGTGGTCCTTCCTCTCGAGCTCAAGCTTCGGATTTTCAGACTTCTGGATGTCCGTTCACTCATCTCTCTTTCCGCTGCTTGCCGTGATCTTTACGCAGCTTCAAATGACCAGCTTCTATGGAGGTTTATGTATTTGCGAGATTTCCGAG ATCCTATTGCAAGGCCTCGTGACACAGACTGGAAAGAA CTATACAAGAAAAAGTTGAAACAGAAGAAGGAGGCCCTGAGATGGAGGCACATGATATTTCTGCCCCCTACACCTCATCCAATCCCCTTTCATCCCAACCCATTGTATCCTAATCCCTTTCCTCCCAACCCATTCCCGTCAAACCCAATCTATCCCCCAGTGATCATTGGTGGAGAATATGATGAGAGACCAACACTTCCATATGTTGGAGACCCAATTAACTCGCTCATTCCTGGCCCAGGAGAAGCACCTGGGCAGTTTCCTTCATTCAGACCACATTTTGACCCAATTGGTTCCTTGCCTGGAGCAAACCCTACACTTCCAGGACGAGCTAGTCCCAGTGACAGGTTTCCACCTAGACCCAGCCGGGGTCGCCCCATGGACATTCGCCGTGTGTTCATTtga